Proteins from a genomic interval of Cydia amplana chromosome 8, ilCydAmpl1.1, whole genome shotgun sequence:
- the LOC134650493 gene encoding uncharacterized protein LOC134650493 encodes MGSRNDGANNETRELDSSDEETPINPEVRILSRIFGVHRASVASMPGTSGASHLVSPLPNTRRTPRERDRLFWTLLGNSSRLPPNVRCRSGPPPRGPRPTTFADLLEPDRRSRIALTRHASPSGSGYQPNASHLSSLHCSLRNLLRKRPYTSSGNVTGPSSRPVLVLRAAPESSRGDDESDGRGRIDRDRDRSDRDRDRDRSAREHEERHHDPEPIDLDDIEAGL; translated from the exons ATGGGTAGCAGAAACGATGGTGctaataatgaaacaagagaaCTGGATAGCTcag ATGAAGAAACCCCAATAAATCCGGAGGTCCGTATCCTGTCCCGAATCTTTGGTGTCCACCGAGCAAGTGTGGCATCTATGCCAGGGACTAGTG gCGCAAGTCACCTAGTGAGCCCGTTGCCGAATACGCGTCGCACGCCACGAGAGCGCGACCGTCTCTTCTGGACACTTCTTGGCAACTCTAGCAGGCTGCCACCCAATGTCAG GTGTCGAAGCGGGCCTCCGCCCCGCGGGCCGCGACCCACGACCTTCGCCGACTTGTTGGAGCCCGACCGACGTTCACGCATCGCGCTCACACGCCACGCTTCTCCCTCAG GTAGCGGCTACCAACCCAACGCGAGCCACCTGTCAAGTCTGCACTGCTCTTTGCGCAACTTACTGCGCAAGCGGCCCTACACGAGCAGCGGCAATG TAACGGGTCCAAGCTCAAGACCGGTGTTGGTCCTGCGCGCAGCCCCGGAGTCAAGCCGCGGCGACGATGAGTCCGATGGCAGAGGCCGCATCGACCGTGACCGTGACCGGAGTGACCGTGACCGCGACCGTGACCGCAGCGCTCGGGAACATGAGGAGCGTCATCACGACCCGGAGCCTATTGACCTTGATGACATTGAAG CCGggctttga
- the LOC134650494 gene encoding E3 ubiquitin-protein ligase SIAH1A-like: MDRVNKQIRECVILVTGETQDSALALNHSILRLLECPVCMEWMEPPITQCRRGHLVCGACRKRLDACPVCRTPFSSVRNRAMEDVAGALRYPCRHGCGRWLRAPRRHRHEASCAARRHACPLPACRAAPPLPRDKLHKHAQTKHPESFKTGTQHVIPLGVRTEQHVQLVVAALGALFHLRVDMDVRTWGVCALVQHLGPQDQAHNYTYEVTVNGRHSGRRLVYRRATHSDLENPALNTSRQDCFHLTLDQALNYLRYKNEHTETDKTLDLTITLAEAEPEHEPADEDT, translated from the exons ATGGAC AgggtaaataaacaaatacgtGAATGTGTCATTTTGGTTACAGGAGAAACGCAGGATTCGGCATTGGCTCTCAATCAC AGCATCCTCCGTCTCCTGGAGTGCCCCGTGTGCATGGAGTGGATGGAGCCGCCCATCACGCAGTGCCGCCGCGGGCACCTCGTGTGCGGCGCGTGCCGCAAGCGCCTCGACGCGTGCCCCGTGTGCCGCACGCCCTTCTCGTCCGTGCGCAACCGCGCCATGGAG GACGTGGCGGGCGCGCTGCGCTACCCGTGCCGGCACGGCTGCGGGCGCTGgctgcgcgcgccgcgccgccaccgcCACGAGGCCagctgcgccgcgcgccgccacgCCTGCCCGCTGCCCgcctgccgcgccgcgccgccgctgccccGGGACAAGCTGCACAAGCACGCGCAG ACGAAGCACCCGGAATCGTTCAAGACCGGCACGCAACACGTGATCCCCCTGGGCGTGCGCACCGAGCAGCACGTGCAGCTCGTGGTAGCGGCGCTCGGGGCCCTGTTCCACCTGCGCGTCGACATGGACGTGCGCACGTGGGGCGTGTGCGCGCTAGTGCAGCATCTAGGGCCGCAGGACCAGGCACATAACTACACGTACGAG GTGACAGTAAACGGGCGGCACAGCGGGCGGCGACTAGTCTACCGCCGCGCCACGCACAGCGACTTGGAGAACCCTGCGCTCAACACCAGCAGGCAGGACTGCTTCCACCTGACCCTCGACCAG GCGCTCAACTACCTGCGCTACAAGAACGAGCACACGGAGACGGACAAGACCCTGGACCTCACCATCACGCTGGCCGAGGCCGAGCCTGAACACGAACCGGCTGACGAAGACACGTGA